One window of Saimiri boliviensis isolate mSaiBol1 chromosome 4, mSaiBol1.pri, whole genome shotgun sequence genomic DNA carries:
- the WRNIP1 gene encoding ATPase WRNIP1 isoform X2 → MEVSGPEDDPFLSQLHQVQCPVCQQMMPAAHINSHLDRCLLLHPAGHAEPAAGSHRAGERAKGSSPPGAKRRRLSESSALKQPATPTAAESSEGEGEEGDDGGETESRESYDAPPTPSGARLIPDFPVPRSSSPGRKGSGKRPAAAAAAGSASPHSWDEAEAQEEEEVVGDGDGDGDGDGDADADGEDDPGHWDTDAAAAAAAAFGATGGGRPHPRALAAEEIRQMLEGKPLADKMRPDTLQDYFGQSRAVGQETLLRSLLETNEIPSLILWGPPGCGKTTLAHIIANNSKKHSIRFVTLSATNAKTNDVRDVIKQAQNEKSFFKRKTILFIDEIHRFNKSQQDTFLPHVECGTITLIGATTENPSFQVNAALLSRCRVIVLEKLPVEAMVTILMRAINSLGIHVLDSSRPTDPLSHSSNSSSEPAIFIEDKAVDTLAYLSDGDARAGLNGLQLAVLARLSSRKMFCKKSGQTYSPSRVLITENDVKEGLQRSHILYDRAGEEHYNCISALHKSMRGSDQNASLYWLARMLEGGEDPLYVARRLVRFASEDIGASGPVCGLLCQSPKVH, encoded by the exons ATGGAGGTGAGCGGGCCGGAAGACGACCCCTTCCTCTCGCAGCTGCACCAGGTGCAGTGCCCCGTGTGCCAGCAGATGATGCCCGCCGCGCACATCAACTCGCACCTGGACCGCTGTCTGCTGCTCCACCCCGCGGGACACGCGGAGCCCGCGGCCGGGTCGCACCGCGCCGGCGAGAGGGCCAAGGGGTCCTCGCCACCCGGCGCCAAGAGGCGGCGGCTGTCGGAGAGCTCGGCGCTGAAGCAGCCGGCCACCCCGACGGCAGCCGAGAGCAGCGAGGGCGAGGGCGAGGAGGGCGACGACGGCGGCGAGACCGAGAGCCGTGAGAGCTACGACGCGCCGCCCACGCCCAGCGGCGCGCGCCTCATCCCCGACTTCCCGGTGCCCCGCTCCAGCAGCCCCGGGAGGAAGGGGTCTGGGAAGAGGCCGGCGGCCGCGGCTGCGGCGGGGAGCGCGTCTCCGCACAGCTGGGACGAGGCGGAGgcgcaggaggaggaggaggtggtgggcgACGGCGACGGCGACGGCGATGGCGATGGGGACGCGGACGCGGACGGCGAGGACGACCCGGGGCACTGGGACACGGAcgctgccgccgccgctgccgccgccttCGGGGCCACCGGTGGGGGCCGCCCGCACCCCCGGGCGCTGGCGGCCGAGGAGATCCGACAGATGCTAGAGGGCAAGCCGCTGGCCGACAAGATGCGTCCGGACACGCTGCAGGACTACTTCGGGCAGAGCAGGGCTGTGGGCCAGGAGACCCTCCTGCGCTCGCTCTTGGAGACCAACGAAATCCCCTCGCTCATCCTGTGGGGGCCGCCGGGCTGCGGCAAG ACCACTCTGGCTCACATCATAGCCAACAACAGCAAGAAACATAGCATAAGGTTTGTGACATTATCTGCAACAAATGCCAAGACAAATGATGTGCGAGATGTCATAAAACAAGCTCAAAATGAAAAGAgctttttcaaaaggaaaaccatcctttttattgatgagATTCATCGGTTCAATAAATCTCAGCAG GACACTTTCCTTCCTCACGTGGAATGTGGGACGATCACTCTGATTGGGGCAACCACTGAAAACCCTTCCTTCCAGGTCAACGCTGCTCTTCTGAGCCGCTGTCGAGTGATTGTTCTTGAGAAGCTTCCAGTAGAAGCAATGGTGACTATTTTAATGCGAGCGATCAACTCCCTGGGAATCCACGTCCTAGACTCTAGCCGTCCCACTGACCCTCTGAGccacagcagcaacagcagctcAGA GCCCGCCATCTTCATAGAGGATAAAGCAGTAGACACCCTGGCTTACCTCAGTGACGGTGACGCCCGAGCTGGGTTGAATGGACTGCAGCTGGCAGTGCTGGCTAGGTTAAGCTCTAGGAAGATGTTCTGTAAGAAGAGTGGGCAAACCTATTCTCCCAGTAGAGTTCTGATCACAGAGAATGACGTGAAGGAGGGCCTCCAGCGATCCCACATTTTATATGACCGGGCAG GAGAGGAGCATTATAACTGCATCTCCGCCCTGCACAAGTCCATGCGGGGCTCCGACCAGAACGCCTCCCTCTACTGGCTGGCTCGCATGCTCGAGGGAGGAGAGGACCCGCTCTACGTGGCACGGAGGCTTGTGAGGTTTGCCAGCGAGGACATAG